The DNA window GCTTGGCCTCCTCACCGGAAGCCATCTACCAATCGCTCAGGCGTCGCCGCGAACGGCTTGAGAGCCGCCTCCGAGAATTGGAATTGCTGCAGCGTGGGGCGCAACTCACTACGGCGATTGCTCCTGTCGGGCCTGTGCTGGACGAGGAAGATGTGCAAGATCTGGAAGATGCGCCGGATAACGAGGTGGAAGATGCTGAAGAGCAAATTCTCGATCAGGCGACTGCCGCTCGAACGATCGCAGAACTCAAAGCTGAGATCGGTACGCTCACGAAGTTAGAAGAGCTTGCATTGGCGGTTCGCAAGAGTGGCGCCGATACGAAATGGCGAGAGCTCGCAAGCTTATTCGGCGAAATATTTACCCCTGCGGCCCTGGCCGAGCACATCGCGGAAACCACACCGCCTTATGGAAAGGGTGGGATTGCCAAGCCCAGCGCCTCTGCCCGTCAGAAGTTGGTCGTCTTTACCGAACACAGGGATACCCTCAACTATCTCGCAAATCGTATCGGAACACTCCTCGGTCGAAAAGAAGCCCTCGTCATCATTCATGGAGGAATGGGGCGAGAAGAGCGGATGAAAGCGCAGGAGTCATTCAAGCACGATCCGGAAGTCCAAGTGCTCCTGGCCACGGATGCAGCGGGAGAGGGCATCAACCTCCAGCGCGCCCATCTGATGGTGAACTATGACCTGCCGTGGAATCCTAATCGGATCGAGCAACGCTTCGGGCGCATCCACCGCATCGGCCAGACGGAAGTCTGCCACCTGTGGAATCTGGTGGCAGAAGAAACCCGAGAGGGCGACGTCTACCGAAGGCTCTTGGAGAAACTGGAAGAAGCCAGAAACGCCCTGGGGGGACAAGTCTTTGACGTGCTCGGGAAGTTGCAGTTTGATGGGAAGCCGCTCCGTGAACTCTTGATCGAAGCGATTCGGTACGGCGAACGGCCCGATGTTCAGGCGCGCCTCACTCGCGTGGTAGCCGATGCCTTCGATCGGTCGAAGCTGCAAGATCTACTGGAAGAACGCGCGTTGGCGCACGACGCGATGGATGCGAGCCGGGTCTACCGCATTCGGGAAGAAATGGAGCGCGCGGAGGCACGTCGGCTTCAACCCCACTACATCGAGTCCTTCTTCCTCGAAGCCTTTCAGCGACTCGGAGGGTCACCCAAGCAGCGAGAGGCGCGTCGGTACGAAATTACCCATGTGCCTGCCCCTATCCGAAATCGGGATCGGCTCATTGGAATCGGCGAACCGGTCCTTCCTCGTTACGAGCGGATCGCGTTTGAAAAAACGCTCGTCGCTCCGGCCAGCCAGCCCTTAGCGGCGTTCGTGTGCCCAGGGCATCCGTTGTTGGATGCGACCATCGACCTCACGTTGGAGCGCAATCGAGACCTCCTCAAACGCGGCACGATTCTCGTGGACGAACGAGATACAGCAACCAAACCACGCATGCTGTTCTATTTGGAGCATGCCATTCAGGATGCCAGCCTGACGCGCTCTGGTGAACGGCGAGTGGTTTCGAAGCGCTTGCTGTACGTCGAGCTTGACGAGAGCGGCCAGGCCCGTCACCTGCACTATGCTCCGTACCTCGACTATCGCGCGATTACGTCCGATGAACCATCTGTAGATGCTATCCTGGCGAGACCGGAATGTGCATGGCTCACGCGGGAGCTGGAGCACATGGCTCAAGGCTATGCAGTGGCCAACGTGGTCCCTGAGCACCTCCAAGAGGTTCGTGAGCGGAAGCTGGATCTCATTGCGAAGACTGAAGCCGCAGTCAAAGAGCGACTGACAAAAGAGATTACCTACTGGGATCATCGCGCTGAGCAGCTGAAACTCCAGGAGCAGGCGGGCAAAGCAAATGCCAGACTCAATTCATCTGAGGCTCGCAAACGAGCGGATGGTCTTCAGGCTCGATTGGAAAAACGCCTTGAGGAGCTGAAACAAGAGCGGCAGCTCTCACCCTTACCCCCTGTGATCATCGGGGGAATGCTAGTGGTCCCCATGGGGCTTCTCGCAGCGATGGCCGGGCAATCCAAGCCGACAACGGCGGAGTCGACCGATACGCAAGCCGCTGCCGCGCGGGCACGTGCGGTGATTATGGAGATTGAACGCAGACTTGGTTTTGAGCCGGTGGATCGAGAACAGGACAAGTTGGGGTACGACATCGAGAGCCGGATACCTGGCACCGGCAAGCTGCGGTTTCTCGAGGTGAAAGGTCGAGTGACAGGGGCGGACACTATTACGGTCACCAAGAACGAGATTCTGTACTCACTCAATAAACCTGACGACTTCATTTTGGCCATTGTCGAATTTCTCGATCATAACTCGCACCAAGTGCATTACCTTCGCCAGCCGTTTCAGCGCGAGCCTGACTTTGGAGTGACGAGCGTGAATTATGAAATGGCCGAGCTGATTAAAAGAAGCGAGAAGCCGCGCTGAACACCACATAGCATGGAACAAATGGATTTAGAGGCAGCATTTGAAGGGAGTGCATCTCCCGCAATCTCCTGGAACGAAGAATCGGCACGCCGGGGGCTGGACGAGCTGTTCAGTCTTACTCGCCAATATAAATCCAGCAAGACATATCGAGGACTGCTGGACTTCATCGCTCGGTTCCGTTTCTATTCTCCGTTCAATGCGATGTTGATTCATGTCCAGATGGACGGCGCGAGATTCGTCGCGCCGCCACACCGTTGGTTGCAGCAGTATCGAAGGAGCATAAAGCCAGGCGGGCACCCACTAGTCATCCTGCAGCCGATGGGTCCAGTCCTGTTCGTGTTCGACGTGTCAGACACCATCCCTGAGGAGAATGCTCCACTGCTGCCACGGGAAGTCACAAACCCGTTCGAAGTCAGGGAAGGCAAGGTAAAGGTAGTAAATGAGCTTGAACTGACCATCAAGAATGCTTGCCGTGATGGAGTGGAAGTGAGCGAGAGAGTTGCAGGGTCTCAGAGTGCGGGCTTGATCAAGCCCGCCAACATGGGACGAAGCTTAGACTTCCAGATCAAAGAAAGGCCAGAGCCGGAGTTTGTGCAAATTCCACTGCGGTACGAACTCTTGTTGAACGCCAGTCACTCGGACGCAGCGAAGTACGCCACGCTCGTTCACGAACTAGGTCACCTTTATTGCGGCCATCTCGGAACGCCGGACGAAAGATGGTGGCCTGACCGGCGAGGGTTGCCCTATGACGTGGCGGAGTTTGAAGCTGAATCCATCTGCTATCTGGTTTGCACTCGGCTCGGTATCGACAATCCCTCGGATGAATACTTGGCCTGCTTTATGAAGGCCAATAAGGAGACGCTACCAATCAGTCTCGAGTGTGTAATGAAAGCCGCAGGTCTGATTGAGCAGATGGGCCGACAACGGCTCAAGCCGAGAAAAGAAAAGCAAAAGGTTGAGGCTGGTAGATAGACAGTGAGTTATCTGGAACTGGACCTCGGCTATCGCGCTGGCGGTTGAACTGTGATTAAGAGTCTTCATGTTATTAGAGCGTCGGCGAAGCGGATCGAAAAGGCTGCTCAGAGGGTAGTGAGGTCTTATCAGGCCGGCGTCATCGAACATGAGCCTACATTTACCGATCGTCTCTTAGGCGGGATCGAAGAAGCGATGGATGAGTTTTCCGTCAAGGGTGTGAGATGGAGATCCAAAACATTGACGTATCAAGGACCGCATGCTCAAGAGACGAGATACGGTGCGGACTTTATCGGCGTGCTGGACGTCAATCTTCCAGAGTATTCTGTTGTGAAAGGATTTCTTGCGCAAGCCAAGCGAGTGGAGCGAGACCAGTTTATGAATCGCCGCGACTGGGAAGACCTGAAAGAGCAGTGCGAGAAAATGCTGGCGTTATCTCCGGACTCGTTCATCTTTGTGTATTCGAAGGAAGCTATCTCGGTGGTTCCAGCTGTATCTGTCGTGGGTGCCCATACAAGGAATCTACACGACCTGTCTGCTCGAAGCATAACCCGATTTTATGAAGAGCATTTCCAATGTTTCATTGGCGACCGACGAATCTCGGCTCCAAGTATTGAAACGTTGTATAAGCTTCAGGCGCAGTTCGAAAGTCGCAAGCTACTCTATTTAGAGGCACGAGGGGAATGAAGCAGCGTAAGAAACTCATCGAAGTCGCCCTGCCGCTGGAGGCGATCAATAAAGCCTCGGCGCGGGAGAAGTCGATTCGGCACGGGCATCCGAGCACGCTCCACTTATGGTGGGCGCGGCGGCCGTTGGCGGCGGCGCGGGCGGTGATCTTTGCACAGATGGTGGATGATCCGTCGTCGTTACCGGATCTGTTTCCGACTGAGAAGAAACAGGAGAAAGAGCGGCAGCGGTTGTTCAAGATCATTGAAGACCTCGTCCAATGGGAGAACACGACCAACGAGAAGGTACTCCAGGCCGCGCGTGATGAGATTTGGCAGAGCTGGCGACGGACCTGCGCCGAAAATGCGGATCATCCACGAGCAAAGGAATTGTTCAATCGCAACAAGTTGCCGGCCTTTCACGATCCATTCGCTGGAGGCGGCGCGTTGCCGTTAGAGGCTCAACGTCTCGGGCTTGAGGCCTATGCCAGCGACCTCAATCCCGTTGCGGTGCTCATCAACAAGGCGATGATCGAGATTCCGCCGAGGTTCGCAGGCAAGCCCCCAGTAAATCCGGAATCGCGGAAGGACAAGACCCTCTTCAAGAAGGAATGGCACGGCGGTGAAGGGTTGGCGGAAGATGTCCGTTACTACGGCAGATGGATGCGTGACGAAGCCGAAAAGCGCATCGGTCACCTGTACCCCAAAATTGAAGTCACCAAAGAGATGGTCAAGGACAGACCAGATCTGAAAGCGTATGTCGGCCAGAAGCTCACCGTGATTGCCTGGATCTGGGCACGCACCGTGAAAAGCCCGAACCCAGCGTTTGCGAATATTTATGTGCCTCTTGCCTCAACGTTCATGCTCTCAACCAAGGCGGGTAAAGAAGCATATGTTGAGCCAGTGATAGAGGGCCGTGGCTACCGGTTCACGGTGAAGGTCGGCAAACCCAAGGATGCGGAAGCTGCGAGGAACGGAACCAAACTTTCGCGCGGTGCCAACTTTCGCTGCCTGATGTCGGATTCGCCCATTGCTCCTGAGCATATTTATACAGAGGCGCAGTGCGGCCGCATGGGCGCTCGTCTCATGGCAATTGTGGCGGAGGGGGATCGCGGTCGCGTCTATCTCGCTCCGACACCGGAGCATGAGGCGGCAGTACTCAGAGCCAAGCCGGAGTGGAAGCCCGATGTTGCCATGCCAGGAAACCCACGTTGGTTCTCGCCGCCTCTCTATGGCCTGAAGACCTACGGTGACCTCTTCACTTCCCGCCAACTGGTGGCGCTCACGACATTCTCAGATCTGGTGGGTCAGGCGATGCAGCAGGTCCCCCGCTATGCACTTGCAGCAGGACTCCCTGACGACAAGAAGCCACTACGCGACGGCGGCACCGGCGTGGCTGCGTATGCTGAGGCGGTAGGGGTATACCTGGGTATTGCGTTGAGCAGGCTGACCGATATCTGCAATGCACTCTGCCGCTGGGAAGTTACCAAGACGCAAGTGCGAAACCTGTTCGGACGGCAGGCTATCCCGATGCTCTGGGATTTTGCTGAGAATAACGTGTTCGGCGAGGCGGCTGGCGATTACACTGTGAGTCTAGGAAACATGGCAAAGGCACTCGAGCAGATGCCGGCGCAAGGAGACGGTGGGTCGTATCAAGACGATGCTCAGACACAATCCATTAGCAGTTCTAAGCTCGTCTCCACCGACCCGCCGTATTACGACAACATTGGTTACGCTGACCTCTCCGACTTCTTCTACGTCTGGCTGCGACGGTCGTTGCGTCCTGTGTTTCCAGATCTCTTTGGAACCATGGCCGTACCAAAAGCCGAAGAACTTGTTGCGACGCCTTATCGACATGGCAGCAAGGAGAAGGCGGAAGCCTTCTTCCTCGATGGCATGACTAAGGCCATGCATCGGCTGGCTGAGCAGGCGCATCCGTCATGGCCAGTGACCATCTACTATGCGTTCAAACAATCGGAAAGCGATGGTGATGATGGCACGACGAACACCGGCTGGGACACATTCCTTGCTGCCGTCATTGAGGCTGGTTTCGCTATCAGCGGGACATGGCCTATGCGGACGGAGTTGAGCAATCGCATGATTGGCGCCGGCACCAACGCACTCGCTTCCAGCATCGTCCTCGTCTGCCGACCACGTGTGGTAGATGCACCGATGGCCACACGTCGCGAATTTGTCAGTGTTCTGAAGACAGAATTGCCTCAGGCGCTTGCCCACCTCCAACGGGGCAACATCGCGCCGGTAGATCTTGCCCAGGCCGCCATCGGCCCAGGTATGGCCGTCTACACTCGCTATGCCAAAGTGCTTGACGCCGAGGGCAAGCCGCTCAGCGTGCGCGAGGCGTTGGCGCTGATCAATCAGACCCTCGACGAGGCACTCGCCGAGCAAGAGGGCGACTTCGACCCCGATAGCCGTTGGGCCATCACGTGGTTTGAGCAGGTAGGATTTGAGGTCGGAGAGTATGGAATGGCGGAGCAGCTTTCGAAGAGCAAGAATACCAGTGTCCAGGGGTTAAAGGACGCCGGTATTCTTGACAAGAAGTCGCCGGGCGGGAAGGTTCGCCTTCTCCGGCCCAAGGAGTTACCCAAGGACTGGGACCCAGTAAAGGATACGCGGCTCACCGAGTGGGAAATGGTGCATCACCTGATTCGTGCTCTTGAAGAAGGCGGCGAAAGTGCGGCGGCGGAATTGGTCGCTAAGCTCGGAAGCAAGGCGGAGATCGCTCGTGAGCTTGCGTACCGACTTTATACTGTCTGCGAACGGAAGAAGCGCTCAGCCGAGGCGCTGTCCTACAATGCCCTCGTGCAAAGCTGGCCGGAGATCACCAGGCTGGCGCGAGGCGAAGAAAGTACCGTGCGAGAATCCCAGACTAGTATGTACGGGCAAGAGTAGCCCATGGCGATAATCAAGCGCATTGTCTGTCTCGCGAACTCTCGGAAACTGCATGGACGCTGTATAGCTGGGCGAGAACTTGTTGGTGGAAAACCAGTGGGTTGGATTCGTCCGGTCAGTGACCGGGAACGTGAAGAGGTATCGGAGTATGAACGGCAATACGAAGACGGGAGCGATCCCATCCTCCTGGACGTGATTGAGGTTCCTTTGGCTGAACCTCGGCCGAAAGGCTATCAACAGGAAAACTGGCTGCTCGATCCGGCTCAGTATTGGGTCAAGATGGGAAGATTTGCCTGGAATGACCTAACCCATCTGGCCGATACGAGAGGACCGCTCTGGCTGAATGTCCATCACACCTATAATGGATTGAACGATGAGATCCCGCTTGAGCAAGCACAAGCCATTCGGAGTTCTCTCAAGCTCATACATGTTGACGGTGTGGAGTTACATGTCTTTAGGACGGGTGGCGTGTTCGGGAATCCAAAGCGTCGGGTCCAGGCTCGATTTCAGTTTGCCGGGGATGACTACAGGCTTTGGGTCACAGACCCAGTCATCGAGCGAGACTACCTTGCGCAGGGAGATGGAGTGTATACCTTGAAGTACTGCTATCTGACTATTAGCCTTGGAGAACCCTATAATGGCAACTGCTACAAACTGGTCGCTGCGGTGATACAGAAAGGCTTCGGCACATCGTGATACCTCCAGTCTTCACCATCGGCCACTCAACGCATGATATCGACAGATTCATTGCGCTCTTGCATCGACACGAGATTGCCCTTGTGGCGGATGTGCGATCTGTGCCCTATAGCCGGATGCAGCCACAGTTCAATCGAGAGTCACTCATCAAGGCGTTGAAGAACTGGGGAATCGAGTATGTGTTTTTAGGCGCTGAGTTGGGGGCTCGAAGCAGTGACAAGGCATGTTACGAGAAGGGACAGGTGCAATATCATCGTCTTGCCCAGACCTCAGCGTTTCATCGGGGTATCGAACGGCTACAGACCGAAAGTGGAAGGCGGAGGGTTGCTCTGATGTGTGCTGAACGCGAACCGCTCGAGTGCCATCGAACGGTGCTGGTCAGCCGTGAGTTACAGGCGGCGGGCCTCCCCGTCATGCATATCCATGCCGATGGGCATCTTGAATCTCATGAGGAAGTCATCCACCGCCTCATGCGTCTCTTGAATATGCCCGAAGGAGATTTATTCCGAACGCAAGATGACTTGATGGAAGAGGCCTACAGGAAACAGGAGGCCCGAATTGCGTATGTGGACGAGTTTCTGGCACGGGAATCTGAGAAGGCCTCTCCATGAATCTCTTTACGATCGGTTTCACTAAGAAGAGCGCGGAGACGTTCTTTGAAACGTTGCGAAGAAGCGGGGCGAAGCGCGTCGTCGACGTGCGGCTCAATAACGTGTCGCAGTTGGCGGGATTTGCCAAGAAGCAGGATCTCATCTACTTCCTCAAGCATATTTGCGGAATGGAGTATGTCCACCTCCCGGATCTTGCTCCGACACAAGAGATGCTGGATGACTACAAGAAAAGTCACGGGACGTGGGACGCATATGCGCAGAGATTTCTCGCTCTCATGCAGCAGCGACGCATCGAGGAAAAGGTCTCCAAAGACACGCTGGTAGACGGTTGCCTTCTCTGCAGCGAAGAAAAGCCACATCATTGCCACCGCCGTCTTGTTGCCGAATATCTTCGGCAGCATTGGGGCGACATCGACATCAAGCATCTAGGATAAGTGAACAAGTTATGGCCATTACGAACCACGAACGTGTCGGTAAAGCGCTGGATCTGCTCAAAGATGGGCTGCAACCCTTCGTTGAGCGTGAGATGAAGGCACAGCATGCTCAACTGTGGTTTGAGCAGGTCAAGGCCTCGGTGCGAGAGACGCAACCGAATCTATTTGGGACGGAAGACAAACCCCGTTGGGACGTCGCTGCACTTCTGGCGGTGATGTGGAACCAATGGCAACTCGTCTTTCGCAACACGCTCGGGCAGGCTGAACGATCGATCGTGAGCGAGTTGCGTGAAGTACGCAACAAGTGGGCTCATCAGAACCCATTTTCAGGCGACGATGCCTACCGCGCACTTGATTCTGTGTCTCGATTGTTGACCGCCGTCACTGCACCTCAGGCCGATGACGTCGAGAAGATGAAAATGGAACTCTTACGAGTTCGGTTCGATGAGCAGGTGCGGACCGAAAAACGTAAGAGTGTTGGGACTGCCATCGAAAGCCAGGCCACAGGTGGGCTGACGCCGTGGCGTGAGGTCGTCAATCCGCACAAGGATGTCGCGAGCGGACGCTATCAACAGGCGGAATTCGCGGCCGATCTCTGGCAGGTGCATATCGGCGAAGGGTCAGATGAGTACCGGAAGCCCGTGGAGTTTTTCCGCCGGACTTATCTCACCGAGAGTTTGAAGAAACTGCTCGTCGGCGCGGCGCAACGACTGGCCGGTACCGGTGGCGACCCGGTGGTGCAGCTCCAGACGAATTTCGGCGGCGGGAAGACGCACTCGATGCTGGCGCTCTACCATCTGGTCTCGGGGACTCCGCCCAGCGAATTGTTGGGTGTCGATGCAGTCATTCAAGCGGCCGGTGTCGCGAAGTTGCCGGCCGTGAAGCGCGTCGTGTTGGTGGGGAATCGCATCTCGCCGGGTAATCCGGTCGTGAAATCCGATGGCACAGTGGTTCGAACGTTGTGGGGGGAACTTGCCTGGCAACTGGGGTTTGCAGCGGGCGGAGTGAAGGAAGCCAAGAAGGCGTACAAGCGGGTGCAGGCCGACGATGAGAAGGCAACTAGCCCTGGCGACGTGTTGCGAGAGCTGTTCAAAGACTACGGTCCCTGTCTGATTCTGATCGACGAGTGGGTGGCCTATGCTCGACAGCTTCACGACCAAAGCGATCTACCAGCGGGCGGCTTCGAGACACAATTCACGTTCGCTCAGGTCCTCACCGAATCCGCGAAGCTCGCGAAGAATTGCTTGCTGGTGATCAGTTTGCCTGCTTCCGATACCACGGCATCTCCACATACCCAGGTGGATGATGTGGAGGTGGGTGGGCAGCGTGGGCGCGAGGCGTTGAATCGGCTGCAAAATGTAGTTGGCCGAGTCGAGTCTTCCTGGCGGCCGGCAAGTGCGGAGGAGGGATTCGAAATTGTTCGCCGACGCCTCTTCGAACCGCTCGTCGAAAAGAGTCAGTATGTGACGCGTGATACGGTCGCGAAGGCCTTCTTCGATTTGTATGCCACCCAGGCAGCGGAGTTTCCGCCCGAGTGCCGAGAGTCGGATTACGAAAAGCGCCTCAAGGCCGCGTATCCCATCCATCCAGAGATCTTCGACCGGCTCTATACGGATTGGTCCACGTTGGTGAAGTTCCAGCGGACGCGCGGCGTGCTGCGTCTGATGGCTTCGGTGATCCATAGTCTCTGGGAAAAGGGGGACCGGAATCCCCTGATTCTGCCTTCCAATATTCCGATTGACGATCCGCGCGTTCAGTTCGAATTGACGCGCTATCTGTCCGACAACTGGGTGCCGGTGATCGAGAAGGATGTGGACGGCCCGAGTGCCTTGCCGCTTCGCCTGGATAGTGACGTGCCCAACCTGGGGAAGTATGCGGCTGGCCGCCGTGTGGCGCGGACGATTTATCTGGGGTCTGCCCCGACTGCCGCGGCGGCGAATCGCGGCATTGAAGATCGTCGCGTGAAGCTGGGTTGTGTGATGCCGGGCGAGTCACCCAACATCTTTGGCGATGCGTTGCGACGGTTGAGCAGCGCGGCGACCTATCTGTACCAGGATGGCGCCCGCTACTGGTATTCGACGCAGCCGACAGTCACGAAACTGGCCGAGGATCGGGCCGAGCAGCTCAAGCGCAATTCTGACAAGGTGACGCAGGAACTGGACCGGCGGCTTCGTGACGATCTTCGCAAGACCGGAGACTTCGGCCGTGTGCATCCCATGCCTGAGTCTGGCCAGGATGTGTCCGATGATCTCGACGCCAGGCTCGTGGTTTTGAGCGTCGATCATCCCTACAGCAAGCAGTCGGGAAACCCAGCCGAGGTGGCTGCCAAAGCCATCCTCGATTCGCGGGGGAATACTCCACGGCTCTTCCGCAACACCCTTGTTTTTCTTGCGGCTGACCAGGTTCGGCTTCAAGACTTGAATGAAGCCGTGCGGCGCTATCTCGCCTGGGACGCCATTCTCACAGAGAAAGTGTCGCTGAATCTTGACCCTCATCAGGTCAAACAGGCTGAAACTCAATTAGCCGCAGCCGATGGTGTCGTGTCGGCACGTATCCCAGAAACCTATCAATGGTTGCTGGTACCAGGGCAAGCCAACCCGCAAGCGCCTGTCGAATGGCAGATGATTCGCCTTGCCGGTTCCGACCCACTTGCCGTCCGAGCCAGCAAGAAGTTGGGGAAGGATGGGCTTCTGAATATCTATGGTCCGACCGTGCTGCGTCTTGAAATGGATCGAGTTCCTCTCTGGCGCGGGAAGAACCATGTTCCTGTCAGACAGTTGGTCGAAGATTTCGCCCGGTATCTCTACTTGCCTAGATTGCGAGGCCCTGAGGTGTTGCTGGAAGCGATTCGCAGTGGGCTCGGCCTTCTCTTGTGGCATCAAGAGTCATTTGCCTATGCCGATAGCTTCGATGATGCTGCCTCTCGCTATCGCGGTTTACGTTGCGGGCAACCAGTTCTGATCACGAGCACCGATCCGGGCCTGCTCGTTCGTCCCGAGGTGGCGGTACAGCAGCAGGAGGCTGAGGCTAAGACGGCTCCTGTCAAGACAGGACAGTCTGAAGCAGAAACCGGCGGTGGACCGAACACGGGAGAGACAGGAACCGTCAAAGGCGCTACTCCGACGCCCAAAGGTTCACGCGCGCCAAAACGCTTTCACGGGAGCGTTGGCCTTGATCAGACTCGTGTGGGGCGCGATGCTGGACGGATTGCCGACGAAGTGATCTCGCATCTGGTCGGCCTGATGGGCTCCAATGTGAAAGTGACATTAGACATTGAGGCTGAGATTCCGAACGGCGCGCCGGACAATGTCGTGCGTACGGTCACCGAGAACAGCCGAACGTTGAAGTTCACCAGCCAGGGATTTGAAGAAGAATAGCTGATAGGCTGCTCGAGTCGAAACTGCCCCCAATCATGAAGAACATCTTCTTGATCTATATTCCACCGGGCAATACTGAAGCCATTGTTCATTATGAAGAGACCATCCGGCAAAAAGTCATGGCGGAAAGTATCTATCGACATGTGGACGCAGGATTACGATCCCGGCTCTCACGTATTTTCGGACCACGCCCAATCGCCGTGTGGGGTTCACGAGATAGCAGTGCGAATCGAGCCAAGTTCGAACGGATGGTCCCGGGTGATGACATTCTGATCATCGAGGGAGCAACGATCAAACTTTTGGGCAAGGTTGCTGCGGTCACGGT is part of the Nitrospiraceae bacterium genome and encodes:
- a CDS encoding DUF1156 domain-containing protein; protein product: MKQRKKLIEVALPLEAINKASAREKSIRHGHPSTLHLWWARRPLAAARAVIFAQMVDDPSSLPDLFPTEKKQEKERQRLFKIIEDLVQWENTTNEKVLQAARDEIWQSWRRTCAENADHPRAKELFNRNKLPAFHDPFAGGGALPLEAQRLGLEAYASDLNPVAVLINKAMIEIPPRFAGKPPVNPESRKDKTLFKKEWHGGEGLAEDVRYYGRWMRDEAEKRIGHLYPKIEVTKEMVKDRPDLKAYVGQKLTVIAWIWARTVKSPNPAFANIYVPLASTFMLSTKAGKEAYVEPVIEGRGYRFTVKVGKPKDAEAARNGTKLSRGANFRCLMSDSPIAPEHIYTEAQCGRMGARLMAIVAEGDRGRVYLAPTPEHEAAVLRAKPEWKPDVAMPGNPRWFSPPLYGLKTYGDLFTSRQLVALTTFSDLVGQAMQQVPRYALAAGLPDDKKPLRDGGTGVAAYAEAVGVYLGIALSRLTDICNALCRWEVTKTQVRNLFGRQAIPMLWDFAENNVFGEAAGDYTVSLGNMAKALEQMPAQGDGGSYQDDAQTQSISSSKLVSTDPPYYDNIGYADLSDFFYVWLRRSLRPVFPDLFGTMAVPKAEELVATPYRHGSKEKAEAFFLDGMTKAMHRLAEQAHPSWPVTIYYAFKQSESDGDDGTTNTGWDTFLAAVIEAGFAISGTWPMRTELSNRMIGAGTNALASSIVLVCRPRVVDAPMATRREFVSVLKTELPQALAHLQRGNIAPVDLAQAAIGPGMAVYTRYAKVLDAEGKPLSVREALALINQTLDEALAEQEGDFDPDSRWAITWFEQVGFEVGEYGMAEQLSKSKNTSVQGLKDAGILDKKSPGGKVRLLRPKELPKDWDPVKDTRLTEWEMVHHLIRALEEGGESAAAELVAKLGSKAEIARELAYRLYTVCERKKRSAEALSYNALVQSWPEITRLARGEESTVRESQTSMYGQE
- a CDS encoding DUF488 domain-containing protein, with translation MIPPVFTIGHSTHDIDRFIALLHRHEIALVADVRSVPYSRMQPQFNRESLIKALKNWGIEYVFLGAELGARSSDKACYEKGQVQYHRLAQTSAFHRGIERLQTESGRRRVALMCAEREPLECHRTVLVSRELQAAGLPVMHIHADGHLESHEEVIHRLMRLLNMPEGDLFRTQDDLMEEAYRKQEARIAYVDEFLARESEKASP
- a CDS encoding DUF488 domain-containing protein: MNLFTIGFTKKSAETFFETLRRSGAKRVVDVRLNNVSQLAGFAKKQDLIYFLKHICGMEYVHLPDLAPTQEMLDDYKKSHGTWDAYAQRFLALMQQRRIEEKVSKDTLVDGCLLCSEEKPHHCHRRLVAEYLRQHWGDIDIKHLG
- a CDS encoding DUF3883 domain-containing protein; translated protein: MSKLEDLRSNAAIRGILPDSLATVVSTKWFGSEAIELTYKDPAGRVANQLLYRHDEPRIEVVEVGRPWSFDGDGALFRLVSEAHRIRLAHLFDPVLAVHTSVVDPLPHQITAVYEAMLPRQPLRFLLADDPGAGKTIMAGLLMKEMIARGDLQRCLVVCPGSLAEQWQDELFRRFQLPFEILTNDKLEAARTGNWFLETNLVIARLDKLSRNEDVQQKLQAPDCRWDLIVCDEAHKLSATYFGGEIKYTKRYRLAQLLSTLTRHFLLMTATPHNGKEEDFQLFMALLDGDRFEGRFRDGVHQADVSDLIRRMVKESLLKFDATPLFPERIAYTMPYKLSPAEAQLYKAVTDYVREEFNRAEALQNDKRAGTVGFALTILQRRLASSPEAIYQSLRRRRERLESRLRELELLQRGAQLTTAIAPVGPVLDEEDVQDLEDAPDNEVEDAEEQILDQATAARTIAELKAEIGTLTKLEELALAVRKSGADTKWRELASLFGEIFTPAALAEHIAETTPPYGKGGIAKPSASARQKLVVFTEHRDTLNYLANRIGTLLGRKEALVIIHGGMGREERMKAQESFKHDPEVQVLLATDAAGEGINLQRAHLMVNYDLPWNPNRIEQRFGRIHRIGQTEVCHLWNLVAEETREGDVYRRLLEKLEEARNALGGQVFDVLGKLQFDGKPLRELLIEAIRYGERPDVQARLTRVVADAFDRSKLQDLLEERALAHDAMDASRVYRIREEMERAEARRLQPHYIESFFLEAFQRLGGSPKQREARRYEITHVPAPIRNRDRLIGIGEPVLPRYERIAFEKTLVAPASQPLAAFVCPGHPLLDATIDLTLERNRDLLKRGTILVDERDTATKPRMLFYLEHAIQDASLTRSGERRVVSKRLLYVELDESGQARHLHYAPYLDYRAITSDEPSVDAILARPECAWLTRELEHMAQGYAVANVVPEHLQEVRERKLDLIAKTEAAVKERLTKEITYWDHRAEQLKLQEQAGKANARLNSSEARKRADGLQARLEKRLEELKQERQLSPLPPVIIGGMLVVPMGLLAAMAGQSKPTTAESTDTQAAAARARAVIMEIERRLGFEPVDREQDKLGYDIESRIPGTGKLRFLEVKGRVTGADTITVTKNEILYSLNKPDDFILAIVEFLDHNSHQVHYLRQPFQREPDFGVTSVNYEMAELIKRSEKPR